One genomic segment of Mytilus galloprovincialis chromosome 5, xbMytGall1.hap1.1, whole genome shotgun sequence includes these proteins:
- the LOC143075074 gene encoding uncharacterized protein LOC143075074: MAAEASTKLFNSFIIKAAIETAREQCPEKTLDQNTVANARQKAASTVNDLSQILHKIRKEGKNGEEVVSHLTPERIAKIKKALDMKTYQININEKEKKAQIKRNGKDMYPAITLGSLGNLKQASDYQIASIVVEAIILVLELIGVEIPDDEEEIKKVIDIVIIELDKDHKLLEDVEQIRKDKDNYPAMAKDIFVLVVDTFEDGIFWQIVKTLLSNMPWYEWVATSAQIAAFIAMLVATGGIADIALLVAKLVNAAFFLEKLVNLGTLSKMKISLSAS; the protein is encoded by the coding sequence ATGGCAGCAGAAGCATCTACAAAATTGTTTAACTCTTTTATAATAAAAGCAGCGATAGAAACAGCACGCGAACAATGTCCAGAAAAGACTTTGGACCAAAACACAGTTGCAAATGCACGGCAAAAGGCTGCATCAACAGTAAATGATCTATCCCAAATCTTACATAAAATAAGAAAGGAAGGAAAGAACGGCGAAGAAGTAGTTTCACATTTAACACCTGAAAGGATAGCAAAGATAAAGAAAGCCCTCGACATGAAAActtatcaaatcaatatcaacGAAAAAGAGAAGAAAgctcaaattaaaagaaatggaAAAGATATGTATCCTGCAATTACGCTTGGTTCATTAGGAAATTTGAAGCAGGCAAGTGACTATCAAATAGCAAGCATTGTAGTAGAAGCTATCATTCTTGTCCTGGAGTTGATCGGAGTTGAAATTCCTGATGACGAAGAAGAAATTAAGAAagttattgatattgttattataGAATTAGATAAAGACCATAAGCTGCTGGAAGACGTTGAACAGATAAGGAAGGATAAGGACAATTACCCAGCTATGGCAAAAGATATTTTCGTTCTGGTAGTTGATACCTTTGAAGACGGTATATTCTGGCAGATTGTAAAAACACTTCTTTCTAACATGCCTTGGTATGAGTGGGTGGCGACCTCTGCACAGATTGCTGCCTTCATTGCGATGTTGGTTGCTACCGGTGGAATTGCAGACATCGCTTTATTAGTTGCGAAGTTAGTAAATGCTGCATTCTTTTTGGAAAAGCTTGTTAATCTAGGAACCCTCAGTAAAATGAAGATTTCTCTTTCTGCATCTTAA